Proteins from a single region of Chlamydia buteonis:
- a CDS encoding 30S ribosomal protein S16 — MALKIRLRQQGRRNHVVYRLVLADVESPRDGRYIELLGWYDPHSTVNYQLKSDRIFHWLNQGAELTEKAAVLIKQGAPGVYCELMAKKMARKAALCQKRRAYRQRRSLKRAEVTQSVVK; from the coding sequence GTGGCGTTAAAAATTCGTTTACGACAACAAGGGCGAAGAAATCACGTAGTCTATAGACTAGTACTTGCTGACGTTGAGTCTCCTCGTGATGGTAGGTATATCGAATTATTGGGTTGGTACGATCCTCACAGTACAGTTAATTATCAATTGAAAAGCGACCGAATCTTTCACTGGTTAAATCAGGGGGCAGAACTTACAGAGAAGGCTGCTGTTTTGATTAAGCAAGGAGCTCCTGGAGTTTATTGTGAATTAATGGCTAAGAAAATGGCTCGTAAAGCTGCCTTATGCCAAAAACGCCGTGCTTATCGTCAGCGTCGTTCTTTAAAAAGAGCTGAAGTAACACAAAGTGTCGTCAAGTAA
- the ffh gene encoding signal recognition particle protein, whose amino-acid sequence MISSLSQKLSSIFSSLVASRRITEENISEAIREVRLALLDADVNYHVVKSFISKVKEKVLGEEVWKHVSPGQQFIRYLHEELTELLGDKTDLNTFGNPGVILLCGLQGTGKTTTCAKLAAYVLEERKAKKVLVVPCDLKRFAAVEQLRNLISKTKAELYNSEEQDPVKVVSQALDYAKQEGHDLVLIDTAGRLHVDEVLMEELASIQKVSHACERLFVMNLAMGQDAVSTAKAFDNYLDLTGVIISMTDGDARAGAVLSMKSLLGKPIKFEGCGEKIQDLRPFNAESMADRILGMGDTVHFVQKMRECISEEEDEELGKKLIESTFTYEDYYKQIKAFRRMGPLRKLVGMMPSLGGAKPSDKEIADSEEHMKKTEAIILSMTPQERQEKVELDMSRMKRIASGCGLTLGDVNQFRKRMMQSKKFFKNMSKERIEQMKKKMSGGNLWR is encoded by the coding sequence ATGATCAGTTCTTTATCGCAAAAACTATCCTCAATTTTTTCTTCTCTGGTTGCCTCACGTAGAATTACTGAAGAAAATATCTCTGAAGCGATCCGGGAAGTCCGGTTGGCGTTGTTGGACGCTGATGTGAATTATCATGTGGTTAAAAGTTTTATTTCCAAGGTAAAGGAAAAAGTTCTTGGAGAGGAAGTCTGGAAACACGTTTCTCCCGGACAACAGTTCATACGTTATTTACACGAGGAACTGACAGAATTACTGGGTGATAAAACTGATTTAAATACTTTTGGGAATCCTGGGGTAATTTTACTTTGTGGCTTACAAGGAACAGGGAAAACTACGACCTGCGCTAAGCTCGCAGCTTATGTTTTAGAGGAACGCAAAGCAAAGAAAGTACTTGTTGTTCCCTGCGATTTGAAACGCTTTGCAGCGGTAGAACAATTGAGAAACTTAATTTCAAAAACCAAAGCTGAGCTTTACAATAGCGAAGAACAAGATCCTGTAAAAGTAGTTTCTCAGGCTTTAGATTACGCTAAACAGGAAGGGCATGATCTTGTTTTGATTGATACAGCAGGTCGTTTGCATGTTGATGAAGTATTAATGGAAGAATTAGCCTCCATACAAAAAGTATCCCATGCATGTGAAAGGCTTTTTGTTATGAATTTAGCGATGGGGCAGGACGCTGTTTCTACAGCAAAAGCCTTTGATAATTATTTAGACTTGACTGGAGTTATTATCTCCATGACAGACGGTGATGCTCGCGCCGGTGCCGTATTATCTATGAAAAGTTTATTAGGGAAACCAATAAAATTTGAGGGGTGCGGCGAGAAAATACAAGATCTTCGACCTTTTAATGCAGAATCGATGGCGGATCGCATTTTAGGTATGGGAGATACTGTGCATTTTGTGCAAAAAATGCGTGAATGTATTTCTGAAGAAGAAGACGAAGAACTCGGGAAGAAGTTAATAGAATCGACCTTTACTTATGAAGATTATTATAAGCAGATTAAGGCGTTTCGACGAATGGGTCCACTTAGAAAACTTGTGGGAATGATGCCAAGTTTAGGTGGTGCTAAACCTAGCGATAAAGAGATAGCGGATTCCGAAGAGCATATGAAAAAAACAGAAGCGATCATTCTTTCTATGACTCCTCAAGAGAGACAAGAAAAAGTAGAGTTAGATATGAGTCGCATGAAAAGAATAGCATCTGGTTGTGGGTTGACTTTAGGTGATGTGAATCAATTCCGGAAGCGTATGATGCAATCTAAAAAGTTTTTTAAAAATATGAGTAAAGAGAGAATAGAACAAATGAAAAAGAAAATGTCTGGAGGAAACCTGTGGCGTTAA
- the prmC gene encoding peptide chain release factor N(5)-glutamine methyltransferase, whose product METKRILKEAAAYLEYRGVVFSNREAVDILMDLLGITSRAQILSVRLNSDTLNMYWMRIQKRAERVPTAYIHGSVRFLELDLEVDSRVLIPRMETELLAEKIIQYLTQHSHIQTFYDVCCGSGCLGLSIKKYCPNVKVILSDICPKAVAVTKINASKNNLKVDVLEGDLFAPFSCPADAFVCNPPYLSFDEIMRTDPEVRCHEPWKALVGGSSGFEFYERIARDLDAILCPGGVGWLEIGYSQGEVVKRIFANHGVCGSIHQDLSACDRIFFLENHASDTVFS is encoded by the coding sequence ATGGAAACGAAGAGAATTCTTAAAGAAGCTGCTGCTTATTTGGAATATCGTGGCGTAGTTTTCTCAAATAGAGAAGCCGTTGATATTTTGATGGATTTGCTTGGAATAACTTCAAGAGCTCAAATACTATCCGTGCGTTTGAATTCTGATACTCTAAACATGTATTGGATGCGTATTCAGAAAAGAGCAGAACGTGTCCCAACAGCATATATTCATGGTAGTGTACGTTTTTTAGAACTAGATCTAGAAGTAGATTCTCGGGTGCTGATCCCTAGAATGGAAACAGAGTTGCTCGCTGAGAAAATTATACAATATTTAACACAGCATTCTCATATCCAAACATTTTATGATGTGTGTTGTGGTAGTGGGTGTTTGGGATTATCTATAAAAAAATATTGTCCAAATGTTAAAGTAATTCTTTCAGATATTTGCCCAAAAGCCGTAGCTGTAACTAAAATAAATGCTTCTAAAAATAATCTAAAAGTAGACGTTCTTGAAGGGGACTTATTTGCCCCCTTTTCTTGTCCAGCTGATGCTTTTGTCTGTAATCCTCCTTACCTTTCTTTTGATGAAATTATGCGAACAGATCCAGAAGTTCGTTGTCATGAGCCCTGGAAAGCTTTGGTGGGAGGCAGTTCGGGATTTGAGTTTTATGAAAGAATAGCTCGGGATTTAGACGCTATTTTATGTCCCGGAGGTGTAGGTTGGCTGGAAATTGGTTATAGTCAAGGAGAGGTGGTAAAAAGAATTTTTGCAAATCATGGTGTGTGTGGTTCCATACACCAAGATCTCTCAGCATGCGATAGGATTTTTTTTCTTGAAAATCATGCAAGTGATACTGTATTCTCATGA
- the prfA gene encoding peptide chain release factor 1 yields the protein MQKKILEYLKRLEEVEVKISNPEIFDNPKEYSLLSKEHARLSELKNTYDRVVAQEKVLSDDKQALAQEKDPEMIAMLEEGIQSGKAEVEKLYKILENLLVPPDPDDDLNVIMELRAGTGGDEAALFVGDCVRMYHLYASAKGWKYEVLSASESDVGGYKEYVMGISGTGVKRLLQYEAGTHRVQRVPETETQGRVHTSAITVAVLPEPAEDDEEVFIDEKDLKIDTFRASGAGGQHVNVTDSAVRITHLPTGVVVTCQDERSQHKNKAKAMRILKARIRDAEMQRRHKEASAMRSAQVGSGDRSERIRTYNFSQNRVTDHRIGLTLYSLDKVMEGDLDTITSALVSQAYHQLLQNGNEENS from the coding sequence ATGCAAAAAAAGATTCTAGAGTATTTGAAACGTCTCGAGGAAGTGGAAGTTAAAATCTCTAATCCAGAGATTTTTGATAACCCTAAAGAGTATAGCCTCTTAAGTAAAGAGCACGCGCGGCTTTCTGAGTTAAAAAATACCTATGATAGGGTTGTGGCACAGGAAAAAGTTCTGAGTGATGATAAACAAGCTTTAGCTCAAGAAAAAGATCCTGAGATGATAGCTATGCTAGAAGAGGGAATTCAATCGGGGAAGGCTGAGGTTGAGAAACTTTATAAAATTTTAGAGAATTTATTAGTCCCCCCTGATCCAGATGACGATTTGAATGTCATTATGGAATTACGTGCAGGTACAGGAGGAGACGAAGCCGCACTATTTGTAGGGGACTGCGTAAGAATGTATCACCTATATGCGTCTGCTAAAGGATGGAAATATGAAGTGCTTTCCGCTTCCGAATCAGATGTCGGTGGATATAAGGAATACGTGATGGGTATTTCAGGAACTGGAGTTAAGCGTTTACTTCAGTATGAAGCAGGAACACACCGTGTTCAAAGAGTCCCTGAAACTGAAACTCAAGGTCGTGTGCATACTTCTGCAATTACTGTTGCTGTATTGCCAGAGCCTGCTGAAGATGATGAAGAAGTTTTTATCGATGAAAAAGATTTAAAAATCGATACTTTTAGAGCTTCGGGAGCTGGAGGACAGCACGTAAATGTCACGGATTCTGCAGTTAGAATCACCCACCTTCCCACAGGCGTTGTTGTTACTTGCCAGGATGAACGCAGTCAGCATAAGAATAAAGCTAAGGCTATGCGTATTTTGAAGGCACGTATACGTGATGCAGAAATGCAGCGTCGTCATAAAGAAGCGTCGGCTATGCGGTCGGCCCAAGTGGGTAGTGGAGATCGATCAGAAAGAATTCGTACTTATAATTTCTCACAAAATCGCGTGACAGATCATAGAATAGGACTGACGCTTTATAGCTTAGATAAAGTTATGGAAGGCGATTTGGATACTATTACCTCAGCTTTGGTTAGCCAAGCTTATCACCAGCTTTTGCAAAATGGAAACGAAGAGAATTCTTAA
- a CDS encoding type B 50S ribosomal protein L31 produces MKKNTHPNYQQVLFVDSSTGYKFVCGSTYQSDKTEVFEGKEYPVCYVSVSSASHPFFTGSKRLVDAEGRVDKFLKRYSNVKPAQPSLAAVEEEPTVKAKKKAPIKRKK; encoded by the coding sequence ATGAAAAAGAACACTCATCCCAACTATCAACAAGTTTTATTTGTAGACTCTTCTACAGGATATAAATTTGTTTGCGGATCTACATATCAAAGCGATAAAACTGAAGTGTTTGAAGGGAAGGAGTACCCTGTATGTTACGTAAGCGTATCTTCAGCTTCACATCCTTTCTTTACAGGAAGTAAGAGACTAGTGGATGCTGAGGGTCGAGTAGACAAATTCTTAAAGCGTTACAGCAATGTAAAGCCCGCACAACCCTCCCTGGCTGCTGTTGAAGAAGAACCTACAGTTAAAGCTAAGAAAAAAGCTCCAATAAAGAGAAAGAAGTAA